From one Acidibrevibacterium fodinaquatile genomic stretch:
- the rimP gene encoding ribosome maturation factor RimP, with translation MDEDRPHHTGLEAKIAARITPTLEALDYELVRVAVTGRERPVVQIMADRADGARFGIEDCEALSRTLGAVLDVEDPLPGAWTLEVSSPGIDRPLTRAKDWNRFAGHLARVEMVVAQEGRKRFVGIVLGADRATARLRLDDGSEIALPRTEIRRAKLVLTEALLAADAAPPFNEKPLN, from the coding sequence TTGGACGAGGATCGCCCGCATCATACCGGCCTCGAAGCCAAGATCGCCGCGCGCATCACGCCGACGCTGGAAGCCCTCGACTATGAGCTGGTGCGCGTTGCGGTGACCGGGCGCGAGCGGCCGGTGGTGCAGATCATGGCCGACCGGGCCGATGGCGCGCGCTTTGGCATCGAAGATTGCGAGGCGCTGAGCCGCACGCTCGGCGCGGTGCTCGATGTCGAGGATCCGCTGCCCGGCGCCTGGACGCTCGAAGTCAGTTCGCCAGGGATCGACCGGCCGCTGACCCGCGCGAAGGACTGGAACCGCTTCGCCGGCCACCTCGCCCGCGTCGAGATGGTGGTGGCGCAGGAGGGGCGCAAGCGCTTCGTCGGCATCGTGCTTGGCGCCGATCGTGCGACGGCGCGCCTTCGCCTCGATGACGGCAGCGAAATCGCGCTGCCGCGCACTGAGATTCGCCGCGCCAAGCTGGTGCTGACGGAGGCGCTGCTCGCCGCCGATGCCGCCCCGCCGTTCAACGAAAAACCGCTCAACTGA
- a CDS encoding LrgB family protein produces the protein MPHLFHLWVYLRTSPLLGLTATLTIYTLAVAIARRLRFHPLANPVLVAILLLAMLLEATHVPYAAYFQGAQYVHFLLGPATVALAVPMYANLRRIRAAAGAILPALIAGSLVSAISAILIARLLGAPRLVVLSLAPKSVTTPIAMGIAEQIGGQPSLAAVFVLLTGLIASILAVPLLRRVGVSDWRAMGLAAGTAGHGLATAQILLHSETAGAFGGLAIGLNGILTAIIVPPLAAWLGPA, from the coding sequence ATGCCGCATCTCTTTCATCTCTGGGTTTATCTGCGGACCTCGCCGCTGCTCGGCCTCACGGCGACACTCACGATCTACACGCTCGCCGTCGCGATTGCCCGGCGGCTGCGCTTTCACCCCCTCGCCAATCCGGTGCTGGTCGCAATTTTGCTGCTCGCGATGCTGCTCGAAGCAACGCATGTTCCCTACGCCGCTTATTTCCAGGGCGCGCAATATGTCCATTTTCTCCTTGGGCCGGCAACGGTCGCCCTCGCCGTGCCGATGTACGCCAATCTCCGCCGCATCCGCGCCGCCGCCGGCGCCATCCTGCCGGCGCTGATCGCGGGCTCGCTGGTCTCGGCAATCAGCGCGATCCTGATCGCGCGCCTCCTCGGCGCGCCGCGCCTCGTCGTGCTGTCACTCGCCCCGAAAAGCGTCACCACGCCGATCGCGATGGGCATCGCCGAACAGATCGGCGGCCAACCCTCGCTTGCCGCGGTGTTCGTCCTGCTCACCGGGCTCATCGCCAGCATCCTTGCGGTGCCGCTGCTGCGCCGCGTGGGAGTCAGCGACTGGCGGGCGATGGGGCTTGCCGCCGGCACCGCCGGCCACGGTCTGGCGACGGCGCAAATCCTCCTCCACTCCGAAACCGCCGGCGCCTTCGGCGGCCTTGCGATCGGGCTCAACGGTATCCTCACCGCGATCATCGTGCCCCCGCTCGCCGCCTGGCTCGGCCCGGCTTGA
- a CDS encoding CidA/LrgA family protein codes for MVQGLTVLLICQFIGEVLTRALALPVPGPVLGMLLLLVGLALRGRAGKSAPEIKRAAEGLLSHLGLLFVPAGVGVITELDVLGANWLAVVLTLFGSTMAGLIVTGVVMQRLARPDA; via the coding sequence ATGGTGCAGGGATTGACGGTTTTGTTGATCTGCCAATTCATCGGCGAAGTTCTCACGCGGGCACTCGCCCTGCCGGTGCCGGGGCCGGTGTTGGGGATGCTCCTCCTGCTCGTGGGTCTTGCGCTTCGTGGGCGAGCAGGCAAATCAGCGCCGGAGATAAAACGCGCGGCCGAGGGCCTGCTTTCGCATCTCGGTCTGCTATTCGTCCCGGCCGGGGTTGGGGTGATCACCGAACTCGATGTGCTCGGCGCCAACTGGCTCGCGGTGGTGCTGACCTTGTTCGGCTCGACCATGGCCGGGCTGATCGTTACCGGCGTGGTGATGCAGCGCCTTGCGCGACCGGACGCGTGA
- a CDS encoding argininosuccinate synthase yields MAAKSVKKVVLAYSGGLDTSVILRWLQETYGCEVVTFTADLGQGEELAPARRKAEMFGVKEIFVEDLRETFVRDYVFPMFRANALYEGQYLLGTSIARPLIAARQIEIAEAVGADAVAHGATGKGNDQVRFELAYYALKPDVTVIAPWREWSLTSRAKLLEFAEAHQIPIAKDKRGEAPFSVDANLLHSSSEGKILEDPAIEPDEIVYQRTIRPEDAPDRATIITIDFVAGDPVAIDGEALSPASLLTRLNELGRANGIGRLDLVENRFVGMKSRGVYETPGGTILLAAHRGIESITLDREAAHLKDSLMPRYAELIYNGFWFSPERRMLQALIDESQKSVSGRVRLKLYKGNATVIGRESENSLYSMRMVTFEDDQGAYNQADAQGFIKLNALRLRLGAAAGRRGGAL; encoded by the coding sequence ATGGCGGCGAAAAGCGTGAAAAAAGTGGTGCTGGCTTATTCCGGCGGGCTCGATACCAGCGTCATTCTGCGCTGGCTGCAGGAGACCTATGGCTGTGAGGTCGTGACGTTCACCGCTGATCTCGGCCAGGGTGAGGAATTGGCGCCGGCGCGCCGCAAGGCCGAGATGTTCGGCGTAAAAGAGATTTTCGTCGAGGATCTCCGCGAAACCTTCGTCCGTGACTACGTTTTTCCGATGTTCCGGGCGAACGCGCTCTATGAGGGGCAGTATCTCCTCGGCACCTCGATCGCCCGCCCGCTGATTGCAGCGCGCCAGATCGAGATCGCCGAAGCGGTGGGGGCGGACGCCGTCGCCCACGGCGCGACCGGCAAGGGCAACGACCAAGTGCGCTTCGAACTCGCCTATTACGCCCTCAAACCCGATGTCACGGTGATCGCGCCGTGGCGGGAATGGTCGCTCACCTCGCGCGCGAAGCTGCTCGAGTTCGCAGAAGCGCATCAGATCCCGATTGCCAAGGACAAGCGCGGCGAAGCGCCGTTCTCGGTCGATGCCAATCTCCTGCACTCCTCGTCCGAGGGGAAAATCCTCGAAGACCCGGCGATCGAGCCGGACGAGATCGTCTATCAGCGGACCATCCGCCCCGAAGACGCACCTGACCGCGCGACCATCATCACCATTGATTTCGTCGCCGGCGACCCGGTCGCGATCGATGGCGAGGCGCTGTCGCCGGCGTCGCTTCTCACCCGGCTCAATGAGCTTGGGCGGGCGAACGGCATCGGCCGGCTCGATCTCGTCGAGAACCGCTTCGTCGGCATGAAATCGCGCGGCGTTTATGAAACCCCCGGCGGCACCATCCTGCTCGCCGCCCATCGCGGCATCGAGAGCATCACCCTTGATCGCGAGGCGGCGCATCTCAAGGACAGTTTGATGCCGCGCTATGCCGAGCTGATTTATAACGGTTTTTGGTTCAGCCCGGAGCGGCGAATGCTGCAGGCGCTGATCGATGAGAGCCAGAAATCGGTGAGCGGGCGGGTGCGGCTCAAGCTTTACAAGGGCAACGCGACGGTGATTGGCCGCGAGAGCGAAAACAGCCTCTATTCGATGCGTATGGTGACATTCGAGGACGACCAGGGCGCCTATAATCAGGCCGATGCGCAGGGCTTCATCAAGCTCAATGCGTTGCGCCTCCGCCTCGGCGCGGCGGCGGGACGGCGCGGCGGGGCGTTGTAA